From Streptomyces durmitorensis, a single genomic window includes:
- a CDS encoding dipeptidase, translated as MTTAPSQAAELHRRSVVADTHNDLLCAVTARPVDQWAAFFREQWLPQLLAGGVNVQVLPVFIDDTYRPEGALRQTLRMIEAAHRIAAGNADAVRLCRDGAEVDAALDDGRIALVLALESAPGVAEDVELLETLYRLGVRIASLAHFGRTPLADGSGEDAAGSRLTRAGVAALAEMERIGMMFDISHLGAAGVDHVLELASRPVIATHSSARALRDHHRNLTDDQVKATAANGGVVCVNFFAPFLHESDYTLDRLVDHIEHLADVAGLDHVGLGPDFVQEVMADTTPPCCAHPVIEGVRTDQFLPGLEGPAGLPLVTEGLLRRGWADGDVAGVLGGNVLRLFRDGLGQPAS; from the coding sequence ATGACCACGGCACCGAGCCAAGCCGCCGAGCTGCACCGGCGCAGCGTCGTCGCCGACACCCACAACGACCTGCTCTGCGCGGTGACGGCCAGGCCCGTCGACCAGTGGGCGGCGTTCTTCCGCGAGCAGTGGCTGCCCCAGCTCCTGGCGGGCGGCGTAAACGTACAGGTGCTTCCGGTGTTCATCGACGACACGTACCGGCCCGAGGGAGCGCTGCGCCAGACGCTGCGCATGATCGAGGCCGCGCACCGCATCGCCGCGGGCAACGCCGACGCGGTCCGGCTCTGCCGCGACGGCGCCGAGGTGGACGCCGCCCTGGACGACGGCAGGATCGCGCTCGTGCTCGCCCTGGAGAGCGCTCCGGGCGTCGCCGAGGACGTCGAACTCCTGGAGACCCTCTACCGGTTGGGCGTACGGATCGCCTCCCTCGCACATTTCGGACGTACCCCGCTCGCCGACGGCAGCGGCGAGGACGCGGCCGGGAGCCGGCTGACCCGGGCGGGCGTGGCCGCGCTCGCCGAGATGGAGCGCATCGGCATGATGTTCGACATCAGCCATCTCGGTGCGGCCGGTGTGGACCACGTGCTGGAGCTGGCATCACGGCCGGTCATCGCCACGCACTCCTCCGCGCGTGCGCTGCGCGACCACCACCGCAATCTCACCGACGACCAGGTGAAGGCCACCGCGGCGAACGGCGGCGTGGTGTGCGTGAACTTCTTCGCCCCGTTCCTCCACGAGAGCGACTACACCCTGGACCGGCTCGTCGACCACATCGAGCACCTCGCGGACGTCGCGGGCCTCGATCACGTCGGTCTCGGCCCGGACTTCGTCCAGGAGGTCATGGCCGACACCACCCCGCCCTGCTGCGCGCACCCCGTGATCGAAGGCGTCCGCACCGACCAGTTCCTGCCGGGCCTCGAAGGTCCCGCCGGGCTTCCGCTGGTGACCGAGGGCCTGCTGCGGCGCGGCTGGGCCGACGGCGACGTCGCCGGGGTCCTCGGCGGCAACGTGCTCCGCCTCTTCCGTGACGGCCTGGGACAGCCCGCCTCCTGA
- a CDS encoding ABC transporter ATP-binding protein has translation MSELVFDRVSVRYGSRRGGLTAVDGVSLTVPSGQVVGLVGESGSGKSTLARSAVGLAPVSAGRVLLGGTDVRHLTGRRPLQMVFQDPYSSLDPRMSVGASIGEAMPRGERAKEKRAEVARLLELVNLDPDRATALPGRLSGGQRQRVALARALAGKPRVVIADEITSALDVSVQGAVLNLVRDVRQRLGLSMLFISHNLAVVRHLSDVIAVMYLGRIVEAGPAEQVLSDPQHPYTRALLSAAPSWNTPLFEDNGGAGTADAEPSDPHRPPPGCRYHPRCALGPLARTGRDLCRTADPAQDAERRPHLAACHFAGEPAEPKGTHT, from the coding sequence GTGAGCGAGCTGGTCTTTGATCGGGTGAGCGTGCGGTACGGAAGCCGGCGCGGCGGACTCACCGCCGTCGACGGCGTCAGTCTGACCGTGCCGTCCGGCCAAGTGGTGGGCCTGGTGGGCGAGTCGGGGTCCGGGAAGTCGACGCTCGCCCGCAGCGCCGTCGGCCTCGCGCCCGTCAGCGCGGGAAGGGTGCTGCTCGGCGGCACCGACGTACGGCACCTGACGGGGCGCCGTCCGCTGCAGATGGTGTTCCAGGATCCGTACTCCTCGCTGGACCCGCGCATGAGCGTCGGCGCCTCGATCGGCGAGGCGATGCCGCGCGGCGAGCGGGCGAAGGAGAAGCGGGCCGAGGTCGCGCGGCTCCTCGAACTGGTCAATCTCGACCCGGACCGCGCCACTGCCCTGCCCGGCCGACTCTCCGGCGGCCAGCGCCAACGCGTGGCGCTGGCGCGCGCGTTGGCCGGCAAGCCGCGGGTGGTGATCGCCGACGAGATCACGTCCGCGCTCGACGTGTCGGTGCAGGGCGCCGTGCTCAATCTCGTACGGGACGTACGGCAGCGTCTGGGCCTGTCCATGCTGTTCATCTCGCACAACCTCGCCGTCGTGCGCCATCTCAGCGATGTCATCGCCGTCATGTACCTGGGGCGGATCGTCGAGGCGGGACCCGCGGAGCAGGTGCTTTCCGATCCTCAACACCCCTATACCCGCGCCCTGTTGAGCGCCGCCCCGTCCTGGAACACTCCTCTGTTCGAGGACAACGGTGGCGCGGGCACCGCCGACGCCGAGCCGAGCGACCCGCACCGCCCGCCACCCGGCTGCCGCTACCACCCGCGGTGCGCGCTCGGCCCTCTCGCCAGGACCGGCCGCGACCTCTGCCGCACCGCCGACCCCGCGCAGGACGCCGAGCGGCGTCCACACCTGGCTGCCTGTCACTTCGCGGGGGAACCCGCCGAGCCGAAGGGAACCCACACATGA
- a CDS encoding oligopeptide/dipeptide ABC transporter ATP-binding protein has translation MRNAGTKTLAVVRTPVGAASAALLVVLLALALFAPLLWGDRASAVDVDALQQGPTAAHLLGTDSLGRDVLARVLVATRLSLLLALTATAIGVVTGTLLGTAPSVLPRWAGRLVTSVVNIAVAFPGLLLALFFAMIFGVGAKGAVLAIGLAMAPAFARLTQTLAAGIAGRDFVAAARVAGVGRFRLLVRHVLPNIGEPLVVNATIGAGMALLAFAGLSFLGIGVQAPEYDWGRLLGEGLNQIYVNPTAALAPGVAVVVAGLAFNLFGETVAGVVGARASAAPKVPASRKAKGAATVAVSRESAAGDPVLVVEDLRVSFPGASGPVTPVRGVSFTVGAGESVGVVGESGSGKSLTALGVSRLIEAPGVVSAARLDFLGTPLLRASDAEARGLLGTSLALVFQDPMTSFNPTRRIGRQLAEVSEQHQGLSRGKALTRAVERLREVRVPAAERRARQYPHEFSGGMRQRAMIAMGLMGEPRLVIADEPTTALDVTVQRQVLRLLAQVRENEAGARQEGAAGVPRQGEAGAPRQGEAGAPRQSEAGAPRQSEAGAPRQDEAGAPRQGEAGAPRQSEAGAPRQSEAGAPRQSEAGAPRQSEAGAGQQGVPAALLLISHDITVVAQSCRRVLVMYAGRIVEDLPTAGLRTAARHPYTRALLAAVPALDTDRDAPLAVIPGRPPEPGEVGAGCAFAARCAFADERCRAEDPAPSDVSSGQGAHRVACWHPQGVGPEPRPPGPGSGSHVDVEAAGGGA, from the coding sequence ATGCGGAACGCCGGTACGAAGACCCTGGCCGTCGTGCGCACCCCCGTGGGGGCCGCTTCCGCCGCGCTGCTGGTGGTGCTGCTCGCCCTTGCCCTGTTCGCGCCCCTGCTGTGGGGCGACCGGGCGTCGGCGGTGGACGTGGACGCGCTCCAACAGGGGCCGACCGCCGCGCACTTGCTCGGCACGGACAGCCTGGGGCGGGACGTTCTCGCCCGCGTCCTCGTCGCGACACGGCTCTCCCTCCTGCTCGCCCTGACGGCCACGGCGATCGGGGTGGTGACCGGCACGCTCCTGGGGACGGCACCTTCCGTGCTCCCCCGGTGGGCGGGGCGGCTCGTGACCTCCGTCGTGAACATCGCCGTGGCCTTCCCCGGGCTGCTGCTCGCCCTGTTCTTCGCCATGATCTTCGGGGTCGGGGCCAAGGGCGCGGTGCTCGCCATCGGGCTCGCCATGGCGCCCGCGTTCGCCCGCCTCACGCAGACGCTGGCCGCGGGGATCGCGGGGCGGGACTTCGTGGCGGCGGCGCGGGTGGCCGGGGTCGGGCGGTTCCGTCTCCTTGTGCGGCACGTGCTGCCCAACATCGGCGAGCCGCTGGTGGTCAACGCCACCATCGGCGCGGGGATGGCGCTGCTCGCCTTCGCCGGGCTCTCGTTCCTCGGCATCGGGGTGCAGGCACCGGAGTACGACTGGGGGCGGCTCCTCGGGGAGGGGCTCAACCAGATCTACGTCAATCCGACGGCGGCCCTCGCGCCGGGTGTCGCGGTGGTGGTCGCCGGGCTCGCGTTCAATCTGTTCGGGGAGACGGTGGCGGGGGTGGTGGGGGCGCGTGCCTCGGCGGCTCCGAAGGTTCCCGCTTCCCGGAAGGCCAAGGGCGCGGCGACGGTGGCCGTGTCGAGGGAGTCCGCCGCGGGCGACCCCGTGCTGGTCGTGGAGGATCTGCGCGTCTCCTTCCCCGGGGCATCGGGGCCCGTGACGCCGGTGCGGGGCGTCAGCTTCACCGTCGGCGCCGGGGAATCCGTCGGTGTGGTCGGTGAGTCCGGCTCCGGGAAGAGCTTGACCGCGCTCGGTGTCTCCCGGCTGATCGAGGCGCCGGGAGTGGTGTCCGCGGCTCGCCTGGACTTCCTCGGCACGCCGCTCCTGAGGGCGTCCGACGCCGAGGCCCGCGGGCTTCTCGGTACGTCGCTCGCGCTGGTCTTCCAGGATCCGATGACCTCCTTCAACCCGACCCGGCGCATCGGACGCCAGCTCGCCGAGGTCTCCGAGCAGCACCAGGGGCTCTCCCGCGGCAAGGCGCTCACGCGGGCCGTCGAGCGGCTGCGCGAGGTGCGGGTGCCGGCGGCCGAGCGCCGGGCACGCCAGTATCCGCACGAGTTCTCCGGCGGCATGCGGCAGCGGGCGATGATCGCGATGGGGCTCATGGGCGAGCCGCGCCTGGTCATCGCCGACGAGCCGACCACCGCCCTGGACGTCACCGTGCAGCGCCAGGTGCTGCGGCTGCTCGCCCAGGTGCGGGAGAACGAAGCCGGGGCACGGCAAGAGGGTGCGGCCGGGGTGCCGCGGCAGGGCGAGGCCGGGGCACCGCGACAGGGCGAGGCCGGGGCACCGCGACAGAGCGAGGCCGGGGCACCGCGACAGAGCGAGGCCGGGGCACCGCGACAGGACGAGGCCGGGGCACCGCGGCAGGGCGAGGCCGGGGCACCGCGACAGAGCGAGGCCGGGGCACCGCGACAGAGCGAGGCCGGGGCACCGCGACAGAGCGAGGCCGGGGCACCGCGACAGAGCGAGGCCGGGGCAGGTCAACAGGGCGTACCCGCCGCGCTGTTGCTGATCAGCCATGACATCACCGTGGTGGCGCAGAGCTGCCGCCGGGTCCTGGTGATGTACGCCGGGCGGATCGTGGAGGACCTGCCCACCGCCGGTCTGCGCACCGCCGCGCGCCACCCCTACACCCGGGCGCTCCTGGCCGCCGTACCGGCGCTCGACACGGACCGGGACGCGCCGCTCGCGGTCATCCCGGGGCGGCCGCCGGAGCCCGGCGAGGTGGGCGCGGGCTGCGCGTTCGCCGCGCGCTGCGCGTTCGCCGACGAGCGGTGCCGGGCCGAGGATCCGGCGCCCTCGGACGTGAGCTCCGGCCAAGGCGCGCACCGAGTGGCCTGCTGGCATCCGCAGGGCGTCGGGCCCGAGCCCCGCCCTCCAGGTCCGGGCAGCGGTTCACATGTCGACGTCGAGGCCGCCGGAGGTGGCGCGTGA
- a CDS encoding ABC transporter permease, with protein MSTVVARPAPPGASAGVLESPWLSFFGRRLGRFVVSLWVVVTAAFAMIHLMPGDPVRSALGMTAPVETVNARRHALGLDDGLLTQYWHYLRSVCGGDFGTSVLSGLPVSQQIGDRLPATAQLALAAFAVAMVVAVPVGVVMAVLTRGGRRRGGELAFTSTSVLLAAVPEFLLAVGLVYVFSVHLGWFPVAGRGGFASYVLPVLALAVGPAAVLARIVRVEMLAVLGDDFIRTARAKRLPARRIYARHALPNALTATLTMGGLVLTSLVAGTVLVENVFAWPGLGSTIVQSIQQKDYPVVQGIVLVYGIGVLAVNLLVDVVLALLDPRSTIREA; from the coding sequence GTGTCCACTGTGGTTGCCAGGCCCGCACCACCAGGTGCGTCGGCGGGAGTGCTGGAAAGCCCGTGGCTGTCCTTCTTCGGGCGGCGGCTCGGGCGGTTCGTGGTGTCGCTGTGGGTGGTGGTGACCGCCGCCTTCGCGATGATCCATCTGATGCCCGGGGATCCGGTGCGCTCCGCGCTCGGCATGACGGCGCCGGTGGAGACGGTGAACGCGCGGCGCCACGCGCTGGGCCTCGACGACGGTCTCCTCACCCAGTACTGGCACTACCTGCGCTCGGTGTGCGGCGGTGACTTCGGCACGTCCGTCCTGAGCGGCCTGCCGGTGTCGCAGCAGATCGGTGACCGCCTGCCTGCGACCGCCCAACTGGCCCTCGCGGCGTTCGCCGTCGCCATGGTGGTGGCGGTTCCGGTCGGTGTGGTGATGGCCGTCCTGACCCGGGGCGGGCGGCGCAGGGGCGGGGAGCTGGCGTTCACGTCCACCAGCGTGCTCTTGGCGGCCGTGCCCGAATTCCTGCTGGCGGTCGGGCTCGTCTACGTGTTCTCGGTCCACCTGGGGTGGTTCCCCGTGGCCGGGCGCGGGGGCTTCGCCTCGTACGTCCTTCCCGTGCTCGCGCTGGCCGTCGGCCCCGCCGCCGTCCTCGCGCGCATCGTGCGGGTCGAGATGCTGGCCGTCCTCGGCGACGACTTCATCCGCACGGCACGCGCCAAACGGCTGCCCGCCCGGCGGATCTACGCACGGCACGCGCTGCCCAACGCGCTCACCGCGACGCTGACCATGGGCGGCCTGGTCCTGACGAGCCTGGTGGCCGGGACGGTCCTGGTGGAGAACGTCTTCGCGTGGCCGGGCCTCGGCTCGACGATCGTGCAGTCGATCCAGCAGAAGGACTACCCCGTGGTGCAGGGGATCGTCCTCGTCTACGGGATCGGCGTACTGGCCGTGAATCTGCTGGTCGACGTGGTGCTCGCGCTGCTGGATCCGCGCTCGACGATCCGGGAGGCCTGA
- a CDS encoding TVP38/TMEM64 family protein, with protein MLDTAATRPQGLAVRCSRALLSPWSRLSLLVVLLAAAGTCVLLFEPQRLLSDGGLRQLGGVAAVTVFAVAYGLCTTAFVPRPLLNLAAGALFGSQAGLTAALAGTVLGAGIAFGLGRMLGQDALRPLLRGRWLRAADGQLSRHGFRSMLAARLFPGVPFAAANYCAAVSRMGWLPFLLATGLGSIPNTAAYVIAGARASTPTSPAFLVAMGFIAVTGLAGALVAWFKRHQLRGR; from the coding sequence ATGCTCGACACCGCCGCCACCCGCCCGCAGGGCCTCGCCGTGCGCTGTTCCAGGGCGCTGCTCTCGCCCTGGTCGCGGCTGTCTCTGCTGGTGGTGCTGCTCGCGGCGGCCGGGACGTGCGTGCTGCTCTTCGAGCCGCAGCGGCTCCTGTCCGACGGCGGGCTCCGGCAGCTGGGCGGCGTCGCCGCCGTGACGGTGTTCGCCGTCGCGTACGGCCTGTGCACCACGGCGTTCGTGCCGCGTCCGCTGCTCAATCTGGCGGCGGGCGCCCTGTTCGGTTCGCAGGCGGGCCTCACCGCGGCCCTCGCCGGCACGGTCCTGGGCGCCGGGATCGCCTTCGGGCTCGGCAGGATGCTGGGGCAGGACGCGCTGCGCCCGCTGCTCCGCGGGCGCTGGCTCCGGGCAGCAGACGGGCAGCTGAGCAGGCACGGCTTCCGGTCGATGCTGGCGGCGCGGCTGTTCCCCGGGGTGCCGTTCGCGGCCGCCAACTACTGCGCGGCGGTCTCCCGCATGGGATGGCTGCCGTTCCTGCTCGCCACCGGCCTGGGGTCGATCCCGAACACCGCCGCGTACGTCATCGCGGGCGCCCGCGCGTCGACGCCGACGTCCCCGGCCTTCCTGGTCGCGATGGGCTTCATCGCGGTGACGGGCCTCGCGGGCGCACTGGTGGCCTGGTTCAAGCGCCACCAGCTGCGGGGCCGGTAG
- a CDS encoding DNA alkylation repair protein produces MSVTVPGSDLADTVMERLTATYPTAADPERARQARAYMKDVAPFLGLPSPLRRELDRTVLAGLPRPDETDCTAIALRSWELPEREYAYFAGDYLRRHVEHLSSGFLPVARHLVTTVSWWDTVDALAAHVVGGLVAADPKLRAEMDAWIEDENLWVARTALLHQLRYKDATDTERLFAYCLRQSGHPDFFIRKAIGWCLREYAKTDPDAVRGFVGRERGRFAPLSAREALKNL; encoded by the coding sequence ATGAGCGTCACAGTCCCGGGCAGCGACTTGGCGGACACCGTCATGGAGCGGCTCACCGCGACGTACCCGACGGCGGCCGATCCGGAGCGGGCCCGGCAGGCGCGGGCGTACATGAAGGACGTCGCCCCCTTCCTCGGACTGCCTTCGCCGCTGCGCCGTGAGCTGGACCGCACGGTCCTCGCCGGGCTCCCGCGCCCCGACGAGACCGACTGCACCGCGATCGCGCTGCGCTCCTGGGAGCTGCCGGAGCGCGAGTACGCGTACTTCGCGGGCGACTACCTGCGCCGCCACGTGGAGCATCTCTCGTCGGGCTTCCTGCCGGTCGCCCGCCACCTCGTCACGACGGTCTCCTGGTGGGACACGGTCGACGCGCTCGCCGCGCACGTCGTCGGCGGTCTGGTCGCCGCCGACCCGAAGCTCAGGGCCGAGATGGACGCCTGGATCGAGGACGAGAACCTGTGGGTGGCCCGCACCGCCCTCCTCCACCAGCTCCGGTACAAGGACGCCACCGACACCGAACGCCTCTTCGCCTACTGCCTGCGCCAGTCCGGCCACCCCGACTTCTTCATCCGCAAGGCCATCGGCTGGTGTCTGCGCGAGTACGCCAAGACCGATCCGGACGCGGTACGCGGCTTCGTCGGGCGGGAGCGCGGACGCTTCGCGCCGCTCTCGGCGCGCGAGGCCCTCAAGAACCTCTGA
- the tuf gene encoding elongation factor Tu, which yields MSKTAYIRTKPHLNIGTMGHVDHGKTTLTAAITKVLSERGTGTFVPFDRIDRAPEEAQRGITINISHVEYETDTRHYAHVDMPGHADYVKNMVTGAAQLDGAILVVSALDGIMPQTAEHVLLARQVGVDHIVVALNKADAGDEELTDLVELEVRELLSAHGYGGDSVPVVRVSGLKALQGDPRWAAAIEALLDAVDTYVPMPERYVDAPFLLSVENVLTITGRGTVVTGAVERGQVRVGDRVEVLGAETETVVTGLETFGKPMESAQAGDNVALLLRGVPRDAVRRGHVVVEPGSVSPSSRFTAQVYVLSTKEGGRSTPIATGYRPQFYLRTADVVGDVDLGDAAVARPGDTVTMTVELGRDMPLETGLGFAIREGGRTVGAGTVTEVG from the coding sequence ATGTCCAAGACGGCATACATCCGCACCAAGCCCCACCTCAACATCGGCACGATGGGCCACGTCGACCACGGCAAGACCACCCTGACCGCCGCCATCACCAAGGTCCTCAGCGAGCGCGGCACCGGCACGTTCGTGCCCTTCGACCGCATCGACCGCGCCCCCGAGGAGGCGCAGCGCGGCATCACCATCAACATCTCGCACGTCGAGTACGAGACCGACACCCGGCACTACGCCCACGTCGACATGCCGGGCCACGCCGACTACGTCAAGAACATGGTCACCGGGGCCGCGCAGCTGGACGGGGCGATCCTCGTCGTCTCCGCGCTCGACGGGATCATGCCGCAGACCGCCGAGCACGTGCTGCTCGCCCGCCAGGTCGGGGTCGACCACATCGTGGTCGCGCTCAACAAGGCGGACGCGGGCGACGAGGAGCTCACGGACCTCGTCGAGCTGGAGGTGCGCGAGCTGCTCTCCGCGCACGGGTACGGGGGCGACTCCGTACCGGTCGTACGGGTCTCGGGGCTGAAGGCGCTTCAGGGCGACCCGCGGTGGGCCGCCGCCATCGAGGCGCTGCTCGACGCGGTGGACACCTATGTGCCCATGCCCGAGCGGTACGTCGACGCGCCCTTTCTGCTCTCGGTGGAGAACGTGCTCACCATCACCGGGCGCGGAACCGTCGTCACCGGAGCCGTCGAGCGCGGTCAGGTGCGGGTCGGCGACCGGGTGGAGGTGCTCGGGGCGGAGACGGAGACGGTCGTCACCGGGCTCGAGACCTTCGGCAAGCCGATGGAGTCCGCGCAGGCCGGCGACAACGTGGCCCTGCTCCTGCGCGGTGTGCCACGCGACGCCGTGCGACGCGGGCACGTCGTCGTGGAGCCGGGGAGCGTCAGTCCAAGCAGCCGCTTCACCGCCCAAGTGTACGTCCTGTCCACCAAGGAGGGCGGACGGTCGACGCCGATCGCGACCGGCTACCGGCCGCAGTTCTACCTCCGCACGGCGGACGTGGTCGGCGACGTCGACCTCGGCGACGCCGCCGTGGCCCGGCCCGGCGACACCGTCACCATGACGGTCGAGCTCGGCCGCGACATGCCCCTGGAGACGGGGCTCGGCTTCGCGATCCGCGAGGGCGGCCGCACCGTCGGCGCGGGCACGGTGACCGAGGTCGGCTGA
- a CDS encoding spermidine synthase, translating into MPDVDRPRAWLLTVDGAPQSYVDLDAPTHLEFEYAQRLAHVIDTAADPDRPLDVVHLGGGALTLPRYVAATRPGSRQDVVEADRGLLELITERLPLPADSGITVHGADARQWLEAAAPDSTDVLVADVFGGSRVPAHLTSMAYARAAERVLRAGGVYAANLADGAPFDFLRSQLATFAEVFGQVALIAEPTVLRGRRFGNAVLVASHEAIEVEALARRAAADIFPARVEHGAALRLFTGDAKPVRDEDAVASPEPPGGAFSIG; encoded by the coding sequence ATGCCGGACGTGGACCGGCCCCGCGCCTGGCTGCTCACGGTCGACGGGGCGCCTCAGTCGTACGTCGATCTGGACGCGCCCACGCATCTGGAGTTCGAGTACGCGCAGCGGCTCGCCCACGTCATCGACACCGCGGCCGACCCCGACCGCCCCCTGGACGTCGTCCACCTCGGCGGCGGCGCACTCACCCTGCCCCGCTATGTCGCCGCGACCCGGCCGGGATCGCGCCAGGACGTCGTGGAGGCGGACCGAGGGCTGCTCGAACTCATCACCGAGCGGCTGCCGTTGCCCGCGGACTCCGGGATCACCGTGCACGGCGCGGACGCCCGGCAGTGGCTCGAAGCGGCGGCACCCGACAGCACCGACGTACTCGTCGCCGACGTCTTCGGCGGCTCACGGGTACCCGCCCATCTCACCTCGATGGCCTACGCGCGCGCCGCCGAGCGGGTCCTGCGGGCGGGCGGCGTCTACGCGGCGAACCTCGCCGACGGAGCGCCCTTCGACTTCCTCCGCTCGCAGCTCGCCACCTTCGCCGAGGTGTTCGGGCAGGTCGCGCTGATCGCCGAGCCGACCGTGCTGCGCGGCCGCCGGTTCGGCAACGCGGTGCTCGTCGCCTCGCACGAAGCGATCGAGGTCGAGGCACTGGCCCGGCGGGCGGCGGCCGACATCTTCCCGGCACGCGTCGAGCACGGGGCGGCGCTACGCCTGTTCACCGGTGACGCGAAGCCGGTGCGGGACGAGGACGCGGTGGCGTCACCTGAGCCGCCCGGCGGGGCGTTCAGCATCGGTTGA